A single genomic interval of Littorina saxatilis isolate snail1 linkage group LG17, US_GU_Lsax_2.0, whole genome shotgun sequence harbors:
- the LOC138953375 gene encoding uncharacterized protein PF3D7_1120000-like, with protein sequence MERLCILYSLWSASAAAPKPSETSDSSQAANPKRAREAELWLIRDDMKEGDKLLKELMQERYQSVKEQLRDGDTRLKEQVVEGDARLKEQLKDSSSKLKEKVSEEEDWMKEQLKQGATRRTEEEDWMKEQLKQGATRRTEEEDWMKEQLKQGATRRTEEEDWMKEQLKQGATRRTEEEDWMKEQLKQGATRRTEEEDWTKEQLKQGATRRKRRTGRRNS encoded by the exons ATggagcgtctctgtatactctatagtctctggtcgGCCTCCGCCGCGGCGCCTAAACCCAGCGAGACTTCCGACTCCAGCCAAGCGGCCAACCCCAAGCGAGCCCGTGAAGCGGAACTGTGGCTGATCCGTGACGACATGAAAGAAGGCGACAAGTTGCTCAAAGAACTGATGCAGGAACGCTACCAGAGCGTGAAGGAACAGCTGAGAGACGGAGACACGCGCTTGAAAGAGCAAGTGGTGGAGGGGGACGCGAGACTGAAGGAACAGCTTAAAGACTCCAGCTCCAAGCTGAAGGAAAAGGTGAGCGAAGAGGAGGACTGGATGAAGGAACAGCTGAAGCAGGGGGCGACACGCAGGACGGAAGAGGAGGACTGGATGAAGGAACAGCTGAAGCAGGGGGCAACACGCAGGACGGAAGAGGAGGACTGGATGAAGGAACAGCTGAAGCAGGGGGCAACACGCAGGACGGAAGAGGAGGACTGGATGAAGGAACAGCTGAAGCAGGGGGCAACACGCAGGACGGAAGAGGAGGACTGGATGAAGGAACAGCTGAAGCAGGGGGCAACACGCAGGACGGAAGAGGAGGACTGGACGAAGGAACAGCTGAAGCAGGGGGCGACAC GACGGAAGAGGAGGACTGGACGAAGGAACAGCTGA